From a single Chiloscyllium punctatum isolate Juve2018m chromosome 29, sChiPun1.3, whole genome shotgun sequence genomic region:
- the LOC140454351 gene encoding olfactomedin-4-like: MKMLFLLLIAATVLPSSGINVNGSINNEGVCLCSVVLPDAPFPVEKVEYLEITSEKLRISMEQEINKVRQYSRAVSVHSSKLVNLTLRLEKMETGHGYTQLDFELLKLEIQDLETLTSQLKLSLNGSNSIIDRLYVEITNISRTVNELESFDKQNVLAFRKEVARLRKQLADCEKNRAPPTLPPIEKGSCNHNGLRQIGDPTIIQRNYNGDRYKYGGWGKDSIPPPNKKELYWVAPLNLDKRILSSFRVYNSLNNLQLYTNPITRSLPGSYRAQGSGMVLYNNSLYYNCYNSRNMCKYNIQTGRVRRQTLSGAAYNDRYSYAGVTYQDIDFAVDESGLWVIYCPEANAGNAVIGKINEATFTVEKTWVTRLYKPGATNSFIICGVLYAIRPVQPKIEEVFYTFDTRTGEENQISVKMGKVSEKLGSVNYNPADHKLYVYSDGYLVTYDVIFEHKSPMTSTIAN, encoded by the exons ATGAAGATGCTGTTCCTTCTGTTGATCGCAGCTACTGTCCTGCCTTCT TCTGGCATCAATGTCAATGGGTCAATCAACAATGAAGGAGTTTGTCTCTGCTCCGTGGTTTTGCCTGATGCGCCATTCCCAGTGGAAAAGGTGGAATATTTGGAAATCACATCAGAGAAGCTCAGGATCAGCATGGAACAGGAAATCAACAAG GTGCGGCAATACTCGAGGGCTGTCTCTGTGCACTCCTCCAAGCTGGTGAACCTGACCCTCCGCCTGGAGAAGATGGAGACTGGACACGGCTACACTCAGCTCGACTTTGAGCTGTTGAAGTTGGAGATCCAAGACCTGGAGACACTCACCAGTCAGCTGAAGCTGTCCCTCAATGGCAGCAACAGCATCATCGATCGACTCTATGTGGAG ATTACAAATATTTCACGCACTGTCAATGAGCTGGAATCGTTTGACAAACAAAACGTACTGGCATTCCGCAAAGAAGTTGCACGGCTGAGGAAACAGCTGGCAGACTGCGAGAAGAACCGAGCCCCACCAACTCTTCCTCCCATTGAAAAAG GGAGCTGCAATCATAATGGCCTTCGCCAAATAGGTGATCCTACTATAATACAACGCAACTATAATGGAGATCGTTATAAATATGGAGGGTGGGGTAAAGATTCAATTCCACCCCCTAATAAAAAGGAGCTATATTGGGTGGCACCACTCAACTTAGATAAACGAATACTATCTTCCTTCAGAGTCTATAATTCACTCAATAATTTGCAACTTTACACAAATCCAATAACCAGATCATTACCGGGTTCATACAGAGCACAGGGAAGTGGAATGGTTTTGTACAATAATTCCTTGTATTACAACTGTTACAATTCCAGGAACATGTGCAAATATAACATACAAACTGGCAGAGTACGCAGGCAGACTCTTAGTGGTGCAGCTTACAATGACAGGTATTCTTATGCGGGCGTCACATACCAAGACATAGACTTTGCTGTCGATGAATCTGGCCTTTGGGTCATTTACTGCCCTGAAGCAAATGCCGGGAATGCTGTTATTGGCAAGATTAATGAGGCCACCTTCACTGTGGAAAAGACATGGGTCACCAGGCTGTACAAACCTGGTGCGACCAATTCTTTTATAATATGTGGGGTTCTGTATGCCATTCGACCTGTGCAACCAAAGATTGAGGAAGTTTTCTACACATTTGACACCAGAACTGGGGAAGAAAATCAGATTTCTGTAAAGATGGGTAAGGTCTCAGAAAAACTGGGAAGTGTTAACTACAATCCAGCTGATCACAAACTCTATGTATACAGTGATGGCTACCTGGTGACTTACGATGTGATCTTTGAACATAAATCACCAATGACCAGTACCATTGCCAATTGA